In Streptomyces sp. NBC_01707, a genomic segment contains:
- a CDS encoding acyl-CoA carboxylase epsilon subunit — protein sequence MIKVVRGNPTPEELAAALAVVQARAAATAAVSSGAPALPEQWSDPGRIARRDRPRPGPRSWARTYWPV from the coding sequence ATGATCAAGGTCGTACGGGGCAACCCGACCCCGGAGGAGCTGGCCGCCGCACTGGCGGTCGTCCAGGCGCGCGCCGCGGCGACGGCTGCCGTGTCGTCCGGCGCGCCGGCGCTGCCCGAGCAGTGGTCCGACCCCGGCCGGATCGCCCGGCGGGACCGGCCTCGGCCGGGTCCGCGGTCCTGGGCACGGACGTACTGGCCCGTCTAG
- the mmpB gene encoding morphogenic membrane protein MmpB: MLWSDPENKPPKELRDAQDMMRRVWLVLALAMVVAMFVLGTR; this comes from the coding sequence ATGCTGTGGTCCGATCCCGAGAACAAGCCCCCCAAAGAGCTGCGCGACGCCCAGGACATGATGCGGCGCGTGTGGCTGGTGCTTGCGCTCGCCATGGTGGTCGCAATGTTCGTGCTGGGCACACGCTGA
- a CDS encoding nucleoside triphosphate pyrophosphatase, producing the protein MAGMTDQRRLVLASASPARLNLLRQAGFAPEAIVSGVDEDALSAPTPAELALVLAEAKAATVAARPAVAGALVIGCDSVLELDGEALGKPADSEEATARWKSMRGRAGILQTGHSLIDTATGRTVSATASTVVRFGEPTDAEIAAYVASGEPLHVAGAFTLDGRSAPFVDSIEGDHGNVIGLSLPLLRRLLGELGLSVTDLWV; encoded by the coding sequence ATGGCCGGTATGACTGATCAGCGACGTCTCGTACTCGCCTCCGCCTCACCCGCCCGCCTCAACCTGCTGCGCCAGGCCGGGTTCGCGCCGGAGGCGATCGTCAGCGGTGTGGATGAGGACGCGCTGTCCGCCCCCACACCCGCCGAGCTGGCGCTGGTGCTCGCCGAGGCCAAGGCCGCCACCGTGGCCGCCCGCCCCGCGGTCGCGGGCGCCCTGGTCATCGGGTGCGACTCGGTCCTGGAGCTCGACGGAGAGGCGCTCGGCAAGCCGGCCGACAGCGAGGAGGCGACCGCCCGCTGGAAGTCCATGCGTGGCCGGGCCGGGATCCTGCAGACCGGCCACAGCCTGATCGACACCGCGACCGGGCGCACGGTCTCCGCGACCGCGTCCACCGTCGTCCGTTTCGGCGAACCGACGGACGCCGAGATCGCCGCCTACGTCGCCTCGGGCGAGCCCCTCCATGTCGCGGGCGCCTTCACCCTGGACGGCCGCTCCGCCCCGTTCGTCGACTCCATCGAGGGCGACCACGGAAACGTCATCGGGCTCTCGCTGCCGCTGCTGCGCCGGCTCCTCGGCGAACTGGGACTCTCCGTCACCGACTTGTGGGTCTGA
- a CDS encoding biotin carboxylase N-terminal domain-containing protein produces the protein MRKVLIANRGEIAVRVARACRDAGIGSVAVYADPDRDALHVRAADEAFALGGDTPAASYLDMAKVLQAAKDSGADAVHPGYGFLSENAEFAQAVLDAGLTWIGPPPQAIRDLGDKVAARHIAQRAGAPLVAGTPDPVSGSAEVVAFAKEHGLPIAIKAAFGGGGRGLKVARTLEEIPELYDSAVREAVAAFGRGECFVERYLDKPRHVETQCLADSHGNVVVVSTRDCSLQRRHQKLVEEAPAPFLSEAQNAELYAASKAILKEAGYVGAGTVEFLVGVDGTISFLEVNTRLQVEHPVTEEVTGLDLVREMFRIADGEKLGYDDPAVRGHSFEFRINGEDPGRGFLPAPGTVTVFAPPTGPGVRLDAGVESGSVIGPAWDSLLAKLVVTGATREQALQRAARALAEFNVEGMATAIPFHRAVVVDPAFTSDPFRIHTRWIETEFVNEIKPFAAPADVEAEEETGRETVVVEVGGKRLEVSLPSSLGMSLARTGLAAGAKPKRRAAKKSGSAVSGDTLASPMQGTIVKIAVEEGQEVQEGDLIVVLEAMKMEQPLNAHRAGTVKGLAAEVGSSISSGAVICEIKD, from the coding sequence GTGCGCAAGGTGCTCATCGCCAACCGTGGCGAAATTGCTGTCCGTGTTGCTCGGGCGTGCCGGGATGCCGGGATCGGGAGCGTGGCGGTCTACGCGGACCCGGACCGGGACGCTCTGCATGTGCGTGCGGCCGACGAGGCATTCGCTCTGGGCGGTGACACCCCGGCCGCCAGCTACCTGGACATGGCGAAGGTGCTGCAGGCGGCCAAGGACTCGGGGGCCGACGCGGTCCACCCGGGTTACGGGTTCCTGTCGGAGAACGCCGAGTTCGCCCAGGCGGTGCTGGACGCGGGACTGACGTGGATCGGTCCGCCGCCGCAGGCGATCCGCGATCTGGGTGACAAGGTGGCCGCGCGGCACATCGCGCAGCGCGCCGGTGCCCCGCTGGTCGCCGGGACCCCGGACCCGGTGTCGGGTTCGGCGGAGGTCGTGGCGTTCGCGAAGGAGCACGGGCTGCCGATCGCGATCAAGGCCGCGTTCGGTGGTGGCGGTCGTGGGCTGAAGGTCGCGCGGACGCTGGAGGAGATCCCGGAGCTGTACGACTCCGCGGTCCGTGAGGCGGTCGCGGCGTTCGGACGCGGGGAGTGCTTCGTGGAGCGCTACCTCGACAAGCCGCGCCATGTGGAGACGCAGTGCCTGGCCGACTCCCACGGCAACGTGGTGGTCGTCTCGACCCGTGACTGCTCGCTGCAGCGCCGGCATCAGAAGCTCGTCGAGGAGGCTCCGGCGCCGTTCCTGTCCGAGGCGCAGAACGCGGAGCTGTACGCGGCCTCGAAGGCGATCCTGAAGGAAGCCGGGTACGTCGGTGCGGGAACCGTGGAGTTCCTGGTCGGCGTGGACGGCACGATCTCCTTCCTGGAGGTCAACACCCGTCTGCAGGTCGAGCACCCGGTGACCGAGGAGGTCACGGGCCTCGACCTGGTCCGCGAGATGTTCCGGATCGCGGACGGCGAGAAGCTCGGTTACGACGACCCGGCGGTGCGCGGGCACTCGTTCGAGTTCCGGATCAACGGTGAGGACCCGGGCCGCGGGTTCCTGCCCGCTCCGGGCACGGTGACCGTGTTCGCCCCGCCGACCGGCCCCGGTGTCCGCCTGGACGCGGGCGTCGAGTCGGGTTCGGTGATCGGCCCGGCGTGGGACTCGCTGCTCGCGAAGCTCGTCGTGACCGGCGCCACCCGTGAGCAGGCGCTGCAGCGGGCGGCGCGTGCGCTGGCCGAGTTCAACGTCGAGGGCATGGCCACCGCGATCCCGTTCCACCGCGCGGTCGTCGTCGACCCGGCGTTCACCAGCGACCCGTTCCGCATCCACACCCGCTGGATCGAGACCGAGTTCGTCAACGAGATCAAGCCCTTCGCCGCCCCCGCCGACGTGGAGGCGGAGGAGGAGACCGGCCGTGAGACGGTCGTCGTCGAGGTCGGCGGAAAGCGTCTCGAGGTCTCCCTGCCGTCCTCGCTGGGCATGAGCCTGGCCCGTACCGGACTCGCGGCGGGTGCCAAGCCCAAGCGGCGCGCGGCGAAGAAGAGCGGCTCCGCGGTCTCCGGCGACACCCTCGCGTCCCCGATGCAGGGCACCATCGTCAAGATCGCCGTCGAGGAGGGCCAAGAGGTCCAGGAAGGCGACCTGATCGTCGTCCTGGAGGCCATGAAGATGGAGCAGCCTCTCAACGCACACCGCGCCGGCACGGTGAAGGGACTCGCCGCCGAGGTCGGCAGTTCGATCTCGTCGGGCGCCGTCATCTGCGAGATCAAGGACTGA
- a CDS encoding TetR/AcrR family transcriptional regulator: MAMSTAQTPGRPMRADARRNYDRLLGEARTAFAEHGTDASLEDIARRSGVGIGTLYRHFPNRHALMSAVFQEALGTLLTRSHELAAAENPCSGLVEWLGAIITHAGEYRGLAQALMSTSRDETSALSDCNVPLREAGARLLARAQASGTVRADVSIGDLMQLTNAIALAAEQAPEDPALAGRLLTLTLQGLKGPRAAGG, translated from the coding sequence ATGGCGATGAGCACGGCACAGACGCCGGGCCGGCCCATGCGCGCCGACGCGCGCCGCAACTACGACCGGCTGCTCGGCGAAGCCCGTACGGCGTTCGCGGAACACGGCACGGACGCGTCGCTGGAGGACATCGCGCGCCGGTCGGGCGTGGGCATCGGCACGCTGTACCGGCACTTCCCGAACCGGCACGCCCTGATGAGCGCGGTCTTCCAGGAGGCCCTGGGCACACTCCTCACCCGGTCCCACGAGTTGGCGGCGGCGGAGAATCCGTGCAGCGGTCTGGTCGAGTGGCTGGGTGCGATCATCACTCATGCGGGTGAGTACCGGGGGCTTGCGCAGGCACTCATGTCGACGTCGCGGGACGAGACTTCGGCGCTGTCCGACTGCAATGTGCCGCTGCGGGAGGCAGGGGCACGGCTGCTGGCCCGGGCGCAGGCGAGCGGCACGGTGCGGGCGGATGTGTCGATCGGTGACTTGATGCAGCTGACGAATGCGATCGCGTTGGCTGCGGAGCAGGCGCCGGAGGACCCGGCGTTGGCGGGCCGCCTGCTGACGCTGACGCTGCAGGGGCTGAAGGGGCCGCGCGCAGCCGGGGGTTGA
- a CDS encoding DeoR/GlpR family DNA-binding transcription regulator, with protein sequence MFAAERRQLILEMVRANGAVSLRELARVVQTSEVTVRRDVRALEAEGLLDRRHGGAVLPGGFTRESGFPQKSHLATAEKTAIADLAAGLVEEGEAIVVGAGTTTQELARRLARIPGLTVVTNSLLVAQALAHANRVEVVMTGGTLRGSNYALVGSGAEQSLQGLRVSRAFLSGSGLTAERGLSTSNMLSASVDRALVQAAAEVVVLADHTKLGSDTMFQTVPTDLITRLVTDEPAGHDDRAATELQALADQGVQIAVAGGGTGPAGADSLSPGRQARRDMPLPGQRRTHGGPGPQLRSAAASLTDQPSGDRARVADLRRR encoded by the coding sequence GTGTTCGCTGCAGAACGTCGTCAGTTGATCCTCGAAATGGTGCGCGCCAACGGGGCAGTATCGCTCCGCGAGCTCGCCCGCGTCGTCCAGACCTCCGAAGTGACCGTACGGCGGGACGTGCGGGCACTGGAGGCAGAAGGACTCCTCGACCGCCGGCATGGCGGTGCGGTACTGCCGGGCGGTTTCACGCGGGAGTCCGGCTTTCCGCAGAAATCCCATCTCGCCACCGCCGAGAAGACGGCCATCGCCGACCTGGCCGCCGGCCTCGTCGAAGAGGGCGAGGCCATCGTCGTCGGTGCCGGCACGACCACGCAGGAGCTGGCCCGTCGGCTCGCGCGGATCCCCGGCCTGACCGTGGTCACCAACTCACTGCTGGTCGCCCAGGCGTTGGCCCATGCCAACCGGGTGGAAGTGGTGATGACCGGCGGCACCCTGCGCGGTTCCAACTACGCCCTGGTGGGCAGTGGTGCGGAACAGTCGCTCCAGGGTCTGCGGGTGTCGCGCGCGTTCCTGTCCGGAAGCGGGCTCACCGCGGAGCGTGGGCTGTCCACGTCCAACATGCTCTCGGCGAGCGTGGACCGGGCGTTGGTGCAGGCCGCCGCGGAGGTGGTGGTCCTCGCGGACCACACCAAACTGGGCTCCGACACCATGTTCCAGACGGTACCGACGGACCTGATCACCCGCCTGGTGACGGACGAACCCGCGGGCCATGACGACCGGGCCGCCACCGAACTGCAGGCCCTGGCGGACCAGGGTGTACAGATCGCGGTGGCCGGTGGGGGGACGGGCCCCGCCGGGGCGGACTCCCTCTCGCCGGGCCGTCAGGCGCGCCGGGACATGCCGCTTCCAGGCCAGCGTCGCACGCACGGCGGCCCCGGTCCGCAACTGCGCAGTGCGGCCGCGTCCTTGACGGACCAGCCCTCGGGGGACCGCGCCCGCGTGGCGGACCTGCGCCGCCGCTGA
- a CDS encoding NAD(P)H-quinone dehydrogenase, whose product MTRIVIIGGGPGGYEAALVGAQLGAEVTVVDCDGLGGASVLTDCVPSKTLIATAEVMTTFDSSYEELGIIVADDTPHIEQAARVVGVDLGKVNRRVKRLALAQSHDITASVTRAGARVMRGRGRLEGLQAADGSRKVVVTAADGTEETLTADAVLIATGGHPREIPDALPDGERILNWTQVYDLDELPEELIVVGSGVTGAEFAGAYQALGSRVTLVSSRDRVLPGEDPDAAAVLEDVFRRRGMNVMARSRAQAAKRVGDRVEVTLSDGRVITGSHCLMAVGAIPNSAGMGLEEAGVRLKESGHIWTDKVSRTSAPGVYAAGDVTGIFALASVAAMQGRIAMYHFLGDAVAPLNLKTVSSNVFTDPEIATVGYTQADVDAGAIDARVVKLPLLRNPRAKMQGIRDGFVKILCRPGTGIVVGGCVVAPRASELIHPISIAVDNNLTVEQIANAFTVYPSLSGSIAEVARQLHTRKRAGEA is encoded by the coding sequence GTGACCCGGATCGTGATCATCGGCGGCGGACCCGGCGGGTACGAGGCGGCATTGGTGGGCGCCCAGCTCGGCGCGGAGGTGACCGTCGTCGACTGCGACGGCCTCGGCGGCGCGTCGGTGCTCACCGACTGCGTGCCCTCGAAGACCCTGATCGCGACGGCAGAGGTGATGACCACCTTCGACTCTTCGTACGAGGAGTTGGGGATCATCGTCGCCGACGACACGCCGCACATCGAGCAGGCGGCGCGGGTGGTCGGTGTCGACCTCGGCAAGGTCAACCGACGCGTGAAGCGCCTGGCGCTCGCCCAGTCCCACGACATCACCGCCTCCGTCACCCGTGCGGGTGCACGCGTGATGCGCGGCCGGGGCAGGCTGGAAGGCCTCCAGGCCGCCGACGGCTCCCGCAAGGTCGTGGTGACCGCGGCCGACGGCACGGAGGAGACGCTCACCGCCGACGCCGTGCTGATCGCGACCGGCGGTCACCCCCGGGAGATCCCGGACGCGCTCCCCGACGGCGAGCGCATTCTGAACTGGACCCAGGTCTACGACCTCGACGAGCTCCCCGAGGAGCTCATCGTGGTCGGCTCCGGTGTCACCGGTGCCGAGTTCGCCGGCGCCTACCAGGCGCTGGGCTCGCGCGTCACCCTCGTCTCGTCCCGCGACCGGGTGCTGCCCGGCGAGGACCCGGACGCGGCCGCCGTGCTGGAGGACGTCTTCCGGCGCCGTGGCATGAACGTCATGGCCCGCTCGCGCGCCCAGGCGGCGAAGAGGGTCGGCGACCGGGTCGAGGTCACGCTCTCCGACGGCCGCGTCATCACCGGTTCGCACTGTCTGATGGCGGTCGGCGCGATCCCGAACAGCGCGGGGATGGGCCTGGAGGAGGCCGGGGTCCGGCTCAAGGAGTCCGGCCACATCTGGACCGACAAGGTCTCCCGCACCAGCGCCCCCGGCGTGTACGCGGCCGGTGACGTCACCGGCATCTTCGCGCTCGCCTCGGTCGCCGCGATGCAGGGCCGGATCGCGATGTACCACTTCCTCGGTGACGCGGTCGCCCCGCTGAACCTGAAGACGGTCTCCTCGAACGTCTTCACCGACCCGGAGATCGCCACCGTCGGCTACACCCAGGCGGACGTCGACGCGGGCGCGATCGACGCGCGCGTGGTGAAGCTGCCGCTGCTGCGCAACCCGCGCGCCAAGATGCAGGGCATCCGGGACGGCTTCGTCAAGATCCTCTGTCGGCCCGGCACGGGCATCGTGGTCGGCGGCTGTGTCGTCGCACCGAGGGCCAGCGAGCTGATCCACCCCATCTCGATCGCGGTCGACAACAATCTGACGGTGGAACAGATCGCAAACGCTTTCACTGTGTATCCGTCCCTGTCGGGATCGATCGCAGAAGTGGCACGTCAGTTGCACACGCGGAAGCGCGCCGGCGAGGCCTAG
- a CDS encoding gamma-glutamylcyclotransferase yields MSLYAAYAGNLDARLMTRRAPHSPLRGTGWLNGWRLTFGGEQMGWEGALATVVEAPRSQVFVALYDLAPMDEDSMDRWEGVGLDIYRRMRVRVHTLDGEEPAWMYVLNAYEGGLPSARYLGELADAAESAGAPHDYVMELRKRPC; encoded by the coding sequence ATGTCGCTCTACGCCGCGTACGCCGGCAACCTCGACGCGCGGCTGATGACCCGCCGCGCACCGCATTCCCCGCTGCGCGGCACCGGCTGGCTCAACGGCTGGCGGCTGACCTTCGGCGGGGAGCAGATGGGCTGGGAAGGCGCGCTGGCCACAGTGGTGGAGGCGCCGCGTTCGCAGGTCTTCGTGGCGCTGTACGACCTGGCGCCGATGGACGAGGACTCCATGGACCGGTGGGAGGGTGTCGGCCTCGACATCTACCGGCGGATGCGGGTGCGGGTGCACACCCTGGACGGCGAGGAGCCGGCCTGGATGTACGTGCTGAACGCGTACGAGGGCGGACTGCCGTCCGCCCGGTACCTGGGCGAGCTGGCGGACGCCGCCGAGTCGGCGGGCGCGCCGCACGACTACGTGATGGAGCTGCGCAAGCGCCCCTGCTGA
- a CDS encoding purine-nucleoside phosphorylase → MNASVIPDNIQGDPHAAAADAAARLRELTGAETHDVALVMGSGWAPAGDALGAPEAEFPVTALPGFPAPAVEGHGGTIRSYRIGDKRALVFLGRTHFYEGRGVAAVAHGVRTAVAAGCKTVVLTNGCGGLREGMRPGQPVLISDHINLTAASPIIGANFVDLTDLYSPRLRALCKEIDETLEEGVYVQFPGPHYETPAEINMVRVMGGDLVGMSTVLEAIAAREAGAEVLGISLVTNLAAGLSGEPLNHEEVLQAGRDSATRMGSLLARVLDRI, encoded by the coding sequence GTGAACGCATCTGTTATTCCGGACAACATCCAGGGCGACCCGCACGCCGCCGCCGCCGACGCCGCCGCCCGACTGCGCGAGCTGACCGGCGCCGAGACCCACGACGTCGCGCTCGTGATGGGTTCCGGCTGGGCACCTGCGGGCGACGCGCTCGGCGCGCCCGAGGCCGAGTTCCCGGTGACCGCACTGCCCGGCTTCCCGGCGCCGGCCGTCGAGGGCCACGGCGGCACGATCCGCTCGTACCGGATCGGCGACAAGCGCGCCCTGGTCTTCCTCGGCCGCACGCACTTCTACGAGGGCCGCGGCGTCGCCGCCGTCGCACACGGCGTCCGTACCGCCGTCGCCGCGGGCTGCAAGACCGTCGTCCTGACGAACGGCTGCGGCGGTCTGCGCGAGGGCATGCGCCCCGGACAGCCCGTCCTGATCAGCGACCACATCAACCTCACCGCGGCCTCGCCGATCATCGGCGCCAACTTCGTCGACCTGACCGACCTGTACTCGCCGCGGCTGCGCGCCCTGTGCAAGGAGATCGACGAGACGCTCGAAGAAGGCGTGTACGTGCAGTTCCCCGGACCGCACTACGAGACTCCGGCCGAGATCAACATGGTGCGGGTCATGGGTGGTGACCTGGTGGGCATGTCGACCGTGCTCGAAGCGATCGCCGCGCGGGAGGCGGGGGCCGAGGTGCTGGGTATTTCGCTCGTCACGAATCTGGCTGCCGGGTTGAGCGGGGAGCCGCTGAACCATGAAGAGGTGCTGCAGGCGGGACGCGACTCGGCGACCCGGATGGGGTCGTTGCTGGCGCGGGTGCTCGACCGTATCTGA
- a CDS encoding phospho-sugar mutase, whose amino-acid sequence MQQDLITQARTWLAEDPDPETRDELAKLIDAEDLDALAARFAGTLQFGTAGLRGELGAGPMRMNRSVVIRAAAGLAAYLKAQGRTGGLVVIGYDARYKSADFARDTAAVMTGAGLRAAVLPRPLPTPVLAYAIRHLGAVAGVEVTASHNPPRDNGYKVYLGDGSQIVPPADGEIADAIAAVGPLAGVDRPENGWEILGDEVLDAYLARTDAVLAAGSPRTARTVYTAMHGVGTSVLTAAFARAGFPAPVLVTEQAEPDPAFPTVAFPNPEEPGAMDLAFATARRANPDLVIANDPDADRCAVAVPDATADGGWRMLRGDEVGALLAAHLVARGATGVFAESIVSSSLLGRIAEKAGNGYEETLTGFKWIARVDGLRYGYEEALGYCVDPDGVRDKDGITAALLAAELASGLKEQGRTLLDLLDDIAVEHGLHATDQLSVRVEDLSVIADAMRRLRDTPPTALAGLAVTSAEDLSEGTEQLPPTDGLRYHLEGARVIVRPSGTEPKLKCYLEVVVPVASAGELPAARAKGAELLAGIKRDLSAAAGI is encoded by the coding sequence GTGCAGCAGGACCTCATCACGCAGGCCAGGACCTGGCTCGCCGAGGACCCCGACCCCGAGACCCGCGACGAGCTCGCCAAGCTCATCGACGCCGAGGACCTCGACGCGCTCGCCGCACGGTTCGCCGGCACGCTGCAGTTCGGTACCGCCGGGCTCCGTGGCGAGCTGGGAGCCGGGCCGATGCGGATGAACCGGTCCGTCGTCATCCGCGCCGCCGCCGGGCTCGCCGCCTATCTGAAGGCGCAGGGCCGGACCGGCGGCCTGGTCGTCATCGGGTACGACGCCCGCTACAAGTCCGCCGACTTCGCCCGCGACACCGCGGCCGTGATGACGGGCGCGGGCCTGCGGGCGGCGGTCCTCCCCCGCCCGCTGCCCACCCCCGTCCTGGCGTACGCCATAAGGCATCTGGGTGCCGTCGCCGGCGTCGAGGTGACCGCCAGTCACAACCCGCCGCGCGACAACGGCTACAAGGTCTACCTCGGCGACGGCTCGCAGATCGTGCCCCCGGCCGACGGCGAGATCGCCGACGCGATCGCCGCGGTCGGCCCGCTGGCCGGCGTCGACCGCCCGGAGAACGGCTGGGAGATCCTGGGCGACGAGGTCCTGGACGCCTATCTGGCGCGTACGGACGCGGTCCTCGCCGCCGGGTCCCCGCGCACCGCCCGGACGGTGTACACGGCGATGCACGGCGTCGGCACGTCCGTCCTGACCGCGGCCTTCGCCCGTGCCGGCTTCCCCGCCCCGGTACTCGTCACCGAGCAGGCGGAGCCCGACCCGGCGTTTCCCACCGTCGCCTTCCCCAACCCGGAGGAGCCCGGCGCGATGGACCTCGCCTTCGCCACCGCCCGGCGCGCGAACCCGGACCTCGTCATCGCCAACGACCCGGACGCCGACCGCTGCGCCGTGGCCGTGCCGGACGCCACCGCGGACGGCGGCTGGCGCATGCTGCGCGGCGACGAGGTCGGCGCGCTGCTCGCGGCGCATCTGGTCGCCCGGGGTGCCACCGGCGTCTTCGCCGAGTCGATCGTGTCGTCGTCGCTGCTCGGCCGGATCGCCGAGAAGGCGGGCAACGGCTACGAGGAGACGCTGACCGGCTTCAAGTGGATCGCCCGCGTCGACGGCCTGCGGTACGGGTACGAGGAGGCGCTCGGCTACTGCGTCGACCCGGACGGCGTGCGCGACAAGGACGGCATCACGGCCGCTCTGCTCGCCGCCGAGCTGGCCTCCGGGCTCAAGGAGCAGGGCCGTACGCTCCTCGATCTCCTCGACGACATCGCGGTCGAGCACGGGCTGCACGCCACCGACCAGCTGTCGGTCCGGGTGGAGGACCTGTCGGTCATCGCGGACGCCATGCGGCGGCTGCGCGACACCCCGCCGACCGCACTCGCGGGCCTCGCCGTCACCTCGGCCGAGGACCTGTCGGAAGGGACGGAGCAGCTGCCGCCCACCGACGGGCTGCGCTACCACCTCGAGGGTGCCCGGGTGATCGTCCGCCCGAGCGGTACCGAGCCGAAGCTGAAGTGCTACCTGGAGGTCGTGGTGCCGGTCGCTTCGGCGGGCGAGCTCCCCGCCGCCCGTGCGAAGGGCGCCGAACTGCTCGCCGGGATCAAGCGGGATCTGTCGGCGGCCGCGGGGATCTGA
- a CDS encoding PH domain-containing protein, which translates to MTSPTPPAEPTYADRTFRSPAGLVGGVLLLLLVGWIGGDAVYRGTGRVPWLALAGLLTAVPLIVAFTLRPVVLVNDRRIRIRNPFRTITAPWTAVADVRAGYSSELFTQDGAKFQLWAVPVSLRQRKKAARQQTQKAQDDPYRRTSVHADVRDAKSRTAAADQSVREMRELAERAGDGGADGSGTVVVRWAYEVIAPAVVGAVALVVLFATG; encoded by the coding sequence ATGACGAGCCCCACGCCCCCAGCCGAGCCGACCTACGCCGACCGGACGTTCCGGTCGCCCGCCGGGCTGGTGGGCGGTGTGCTGCTGCTCCTGCTCGTCGGGTGGATCGGCGGCGACGCCGTGTACCGGGGCACCGGCCGGGTGCCGTGGCTGGCGCTCGCCGGACTGCTGACGGCCGTGCCGTTGATCGTGGCGTTCACGCTGCGGCCGGTGGTGCTCGTGAACGACCGGCGCATCCGGATCCGTAACCCGTTCCGTACGATCACGGCGCCGTGGACGGCGGTCGCGGATGTGCGGGCCGGGTACTCCAGCGAACTGTTCACGCAGGACGGCGCGAAGTTCCAGTTGTGGGCGGTGCCGGTGTCGCTGCGGCAGCGGAAGAAGGCGGCGCGGCAGCAGACGCAGAAGGCGCAGGACGATCCGTACCGGCGGACGTCCGTGCACGCGGATGTGCGCGACGCGAAGTCGCGGACCGCCGCGGCCGACCAGAGCGTGCGGGAGATGCGGGAGTTGGCCGAGCGGGCGGGGGACGGCGGCGCCGACGGCTCCGGGACGGTTGTCGTCCGGTGGGCGTACGAGGTGATCGCGCCGGCGGTCGTGGGTGCGGTGGCGCTCGTCGTGCTGTTCGCGACCGGCTGA
- the deoC gene encoding deoxyribose-phosphate aldolase translates to MPTTAPSTTAERVGGTPLSDATASDSALRRFLHGLPGVDAVGLEARAASLGTRSIKTTAKAYAIDLAISMIDLTTLEGADTPGKVRALAAKAVNPDPTDRTTPRTAAVCVYPDMAATAAVALAGSGVKVASVATAFPAGRAALDIKLADVRDAVAAGADEIDMVIDRGAFLSGRYLKVYEEILAVKAECARADGTDARLKVIFETGELSTYDNIRRASWLGMLAGADFIKTSTGKVGTNATPANTLLMLEAVRDFREQTGVQIGVKPAGGIRTSKDAIKFLVLVNETVGEDWLDNHWFRFGASSLLNDLLMQRQKLSTGRYSGPDYVTVD, encoded by the coding sequence ATGCCCACCACTGCACCCTCCACCACGGCCGAACGCGTGGGAGGTACCCCCCTCTCCGACGCGACCGCGTCCGACAGCGCCCTGCGCCGCTTCCTGCACGGGCTGCCCGGCGTCGACGCCGTCGGCCTCGAAGCGCGCGCCGCGTCCCTCGGCACCCGTTCGATCAAGACGACGGCCAAGGCGTACGCGATCGACCTCGCCATCTCGATGATCGACCTGACGACGCTCGAAGGCGCGGACACCCCGGGCAAGGTCCGGGCTCTCGCCGCCAAGGCCGTCAACCCCGACCCGACCGACCGCACGACCCCGCGCACCGCCGCGGTCTGCGTCTACCCCGACATGGCGGCGACGGCCGCCGTCGCGCTGGCCGGTTCCGGCGTGAAGGTGGCGTCCGTCGCGACGGCCTTCCCGGCCGGGCGTGCGGCGCTCGACATCAAGCTCGCGGACGTCCGCGACGCCGTGGCCGCCGGGGCCGACGAGATCGACATGGTGATCGACCGGGGCGCGTTCCTCTCCGGCCGTTATCTCAAGGTGTACGAGGAGATCCTCGCCGTGAAGGCCGAGTGCGCCCGTGCCGACGGCACCGACGCCCGCCTCAAGGTCATCTTCGAGACCGGCGAGCTGTCCACGTACGACAACATCCGCCGCGCGTCCTGGCTCGGGATGCTGGCGGGCGCGGACTTCATCAAGACGTCGACCGGCAAGGTCGGGACGAACGCCACGCCCGCGAACACGCTGCTCATGCTGGAGGCCGTGCGCGACTTCCGGGAGCAGACCGGTGTGCAGATCGGCGTGAAGCCGGCCGGCGGCATCCGCACCTCGAAGGACGCGATCAAGTTCCTCGTCCTGGTCAACGAGACCGTCGGCGAGGACTGGCTGGACAACCACTGGTTCCGCTTCGGCGCCTCCAGCCTGCTGAACGACCTGCTGATGCAGCGTCAGAAGCTCAGCACCGGCCGTTACTCCGGCCCCGATTACGTGACGGTGGACTGA